One Deinococcus grandis DNA window includes the following coding sequences:
- a CDS encoding antibiotic biosynthesis monooxygenase family protein, with the protein MISVANRIHVKAEYHDTFEARFRERAGLVDGMPGFIANHVLRPTRDGDPFVVLTFWESRAAFEAWTTSDAFRQGHARSGTLPRDAFSGPNILEIHEVVAR; encoded by the coding sequence ATGATCAGCGTCGCCAACCGCATCCACGTGAAAGCCGAGTACCACGACACCTTCGAGGCGCGCTTCCGCGAGCGGGCCGGACTGGTGGACGGCATGCCCGGCTTCATCGCCAACCACGTCCTGCGCCCCACCCGCGACGGCGATCCGTTCGTGGTCCTGACCTTCTGGGAGTCTCGCGCGGCCTTCGAGGCCTGGACGACCAGCGACGCCTTCCGGCAGGGTCACGCCCGCAGCGGCACCCTCCCGAGGGACGCCTTCAGCGGCCCGAACATCCTGGAAATCCACGAGGTCGTCGCCCGCTGA
- a CDS encoding cyclin-dependent kinase inhibitor 3 family protein: protein MTSAVNPIRVDWIPTGLWPGRLGLTFAPGKKGGSVYQPGVTHDRSVTEDMQTLAQQGTNVIAPLIEDFEFDLLGMDGYHDAAATHLIEIAPYPIPDQHAPHDPRDFAAYIDELMTHLLDGRSVVVHCRGGLGRAGLTAACLLVQGGLNAEGAIALVRETRSPHAIETPQQEQFIHDFAR from the coding sequence GTGACCAGCGCCGTCAACCCCATCCGCGTGGACTGGATTCCCACCGGCCTGTGGCCTGGCCGCCTGGGCCTGACCTTCGCGCCCGGCAAGAAGGGCGGCAGCGTGTACCAGCCGGGCGTCACCCACGACCGCAGCGTCACCGAAGACATGCAGACCCTCGCGCAGCAGGGCACGAACGTCATCGCGCCCCTGATCGAGGACTTCGAGTTCGACCTGCTCGGCATGGACGGCTACCACGACGCCGCCGCCACGCACCTGATCGAGATCGCCCCGTACCCCATCCCCGACCAGCATGCGCCGCACGACCCGCGCGACTTCGCCGCGTACATCGACGAACTCATGACCCACCTGCTCGACGGGCGCAGCGTCGTCGTGCACTGCCGGGGCGGACTGGGCCGCGCGGGCCTGACCGCTGCGTGCCTGCTCGTGCAGGGCGGCCTGAACGCCGAGGGCGCCATCGCCCTGGTCCGCGAGACCCGCAGCCCGCACGCCATCGAGACGCCGCAGCAGGAACAGTTCATCCACGACTTCGCCCGGTGA
- the hemB gene encoding porphobilinogen synthase — translation MDRPRRLRRTPALRALTREVHLHPGQFIHPIFVHERDTVTDIATMPGVQRHSIESAVQQAREALALGIPSVILFGIPDHKDAVGTQAYAEDGIIQRATRAIKASVPGINVIADTCLCEYTDHGHCGPLCEVPGHSGADAWTVDNDPSLALLAQTAVSQARAGADVIAPSAMMDGQVAAIRAALDGAGFTHVPVMSYAVKYASAYYGPFRDAAGSTPSVGNRATYQMDPAGGYREALREARLDAEQGADTLMVKPALAYLDVLNLLKREFDLPVVAYNVSGEYSLIKAAAAAGFMDERRTVLETLTGMRRAGADAIITYHAMDAARWIAEDARA, via the coding sequence ATGGACCGTCCCCGCCGCCTGCGCCGCACGCCCGCCCTGCGCGCCCTGACCCGCGAGGTGCACCTGCACCCCGGTCAGTTCATCCACCCGATCTTCGTGCATGAACGCGACACGGTGACCGACATCGCCACCATGCCCGGCGTGCAGCGCCACTCCATCGAGAGTGCCGTGCAGCAGGCCCGCGAGGCCCTGGCCCTGGGCATTCCCAGCGTGATCCTCTTCGGCATTCCCGACCACAAGGACGCCGTGGGCACCCAGGCGTACGCCGAGGACGGCATCATCCAGCGGGCCACGCGCGCCATCAAGGCCAGCGTGCCCGGCATCAACGTCATCGCCGACACCTGCCTGTGCGAGTACACCGACCACGGCCACTGCGGCCCGCTGTGCGAGGTGCCCGGCCACAGCGGCGCGGACGCCTGGACGGTCGACAACGACCCCAGCCTCGCCCTGCTCGCGCAGACCGCCGTCTCCCAGGCCCGCGCGGGCGCCGACGTGATCGCCCCCAGCGCCATGATGGACGGACAGGTCGCCGCCATCCGCGCCGCACTGGACGGGGCGGGCTTCACGCACGTACCCGTCATGAGTTACGCCGTGAAGTACGCCAGCGCCTACTACGGCCCCTTCCGCGACGCCGCCGGGTCAACCCCCAGCGTCGGCAACCGCGCCACGTACCAGATGGACCCCGCCGGAGGCTACCGCGAGGCGCTGCGCGAGGCCCGCCTGGACGCCGAACAGGGCGCCGACACCCTGATGGTCAAACCCGCCCTGGCGTACCTGGACGTCCTGAACCTCCTGAAGCGCGAATTCGACCTGCCCGTCGTGGCGTACAACGTCAGCGGCGAGTACTCGCTGATCAAGGCCGCCGCCGCCGCCGGATTCATGGACGAGCGCCGCACCGTCCTGGAAACCCTGACCGGCATGCGCCGCGCCGGAGCGGACGCCATCATCACGTACCACGCCATGGACGCCGCCCGCTGGATCGCCGAGGACGCGCGCGCGTGA
- a CDS encoding roadblock/LC7 domain-containing protein, translating to MIESLMDVRGVRHTALVGPDGKIVAKAGLTETDLPAELTLVAAGRAVIGSLQSNLNTPDWQELLLDVDGGPVLLTPHGNQVLLTAFDDVANLGRVRFAVRRLLGTV from the coding sequence ATGATCGAGAGCCTCATGGACGTGCGCGGCGTGCGCCACACCGCCCTGGTCGGCCCGGACGGCAAGATCGTCGCCAAGGCCGGCCTGACCGAGACCGACCTGCCCGCCGAACTGACCCTGGTCGCCGCCGGACGCGCCGTGATCGGCAGCCTCCAGAGCAACCTGAACACCCCCGACTGGCAGGAACTGCTGCTCGACGTGGACGGCGGCCCGGTACTGCTCACCCCGCACGGCAACCAGGTGCTCCTGACCGCCTTCGACGACGTGGCGAACCTGGGCCGCGTGCGCTTCGCCGTGCGCCGCCTGCTCGGCACCGTCTGA
- a CDS encoding roadblock/LC7 domain-containing protein: protein MKLDPLRTLPGVIAAALVGPDGLAVEAHGDGGDGLAAELASLRQGMDRTGRRLGTGDVTRLAFTSERVEVVAVTTGPYTVGAAMTRGSDTRTAQQTLARLALDISLPREQA from the coding sequence GTGAAACTCGACCCCCTGCGCACCCTGCCCGGCGTCATCGCCGCCGCCCTCGTCGGCCCGGACGGCCTGGCCGTCGAGGCGCACGGCGACGGCGGCGACGGCCTGGCCGCCGAACTCGCCTCGCTCCGCCAGGGCATGGACCGCACCGGCCGCCGCCTCGGCACCGGCGACGTGACCCGCCTCGCCTTCACCAGCGAACGCGTGGAAGTCGTGGCCGTCACCACCGGCCCCTACACCGTCGGCGCCGCCATGACGCGCGGCAGCGACACCCGCACCGCCCAGCAGACCCTCGCGCGCCTCGCACTGGACATCAGCCTCCCCAGGGAACAGGCATGA
- a CDS encoding roadblock/LC7 domain-containing protein, translated as MLDQLTQLVRDVDGAWAAAIAGLDGLLIEGHATLDADLSLLVAEHAGLYRAAHTVYTDTLQGGAPRELYLRGERLSVYLHPIKTEYFLLLAVDGRSNLGQARLYGRDAARKLEATL; from the coding sequence ATGCTCGATCAACTCACACAACTCGTACGGGACGTGGACGGCGCCTGGGCCGCCGCCATCGCGGGCCTCGACGGCCTGCTGATCGAAGGGCACGCCACGCTCGACGCCGACCTGAGCCTGCTCGTCGCCGAACACGCCGGACTGTACCGCGCCGCGCACACCGTCTACACCGACACCCTCCAGGGCGGCGCGCCCCGCGAACTGTACCTGCGCGGCGAGCGCCTGAGCGTGTACCTGCACCCGATCAAGACCGAGTACTTCCTGCTGCTCGCCGTGGACGGCCGCAGCAACCTCGGGCAGGCCCGCCTGTACGGCCGTGACGCCGCCCGCAAACTGGAGGCCACGCTGTGA
- a CDS encoding tyrosine-protein phosphatase, which yields MKALNFSRNIDLRSRTERAADPPPFLGHPADLNLPLLPWRHRAFNEASAAARTNADHMTAMLDHAPNQIVTVLGAILDAPPGPVLIHCHAGKDRTGLIAALCSELAGQTRDQTAADDAASGPALRDFYRDQQARRTPEQWAHLAPFAATRADDIHLTLTHIDQHWGQLDAYLNAHGLPGGDLSALRDRLTRT from the coding sequence GTGAAGGCCCTGAACTTCAGCCGCAACATCGACCTGCGCAGCCGCACCGAACGCGCGGCCGATCCACCCCCGTTCCTGGGCCACCCCGCCGACCTGAACCTGCCCCTGCTCCCGTGGCGCCACCGCGCCTTCAACGAAGCCAGCGCCGCCGCCCGCACCAACGCCGACCACATGACCGCCATGCTCGACCACGCGCCCAACCAGATCGTGACGGTCCTGGGCGCGATCCTCGACGCCCCACCCGGCCCGGTCCTCATTCACTGCCACGCGGGCAAGGACCGCACCGGCCTGATCGCCGCCCTGTGCAGCGAACTCGCCGGACAGACCCGCGACCAGACGGCCGCCGACGACGCCGCCAGCGGTCCCGCCCTGCGCGATTTCTACCGCGACCAGCAGGCCCGCCGCACGCCCGAGCAGTGGGCGCACCTCGCCCCGTTCGCCGCGACCCGCGCCGACGACATCCACCTCACCCTGACCCACATCGACCAACACTGGGGCCAGCTGGACGCGTACCTGAACGCACACGGCCTGCCGGGCGGCGACCTGAGCGCCCTGCGCGACCGACTGACCCGGACGTGA
- the gyrA gene encoding DNA gyrase subunit A: MTGIHPVDITSEVKTNFINYAMNVIVDRALPDVRDGLKPVQRRIMYAMMLEGLYSNVKHAKSASVVGEVMKKYHPHGDSSIYDAMVRLGQWWNMRYPMVHPQGNFGSIDGDPPAAMRYTEARMTKVAEEVLADLEKKTVDLKPNYDETTEEPTVLPSAVPNLLINGASGIAVGMATNIPPHNLTEICNGLLALIEDPTIGLDEMMTHVQGPDFPTGGRISRAGIREAYATGHGGLKVRGKARIDEKNGRNQIIISEIPYQVNKTNLIQTISAMYKAGKIPDISALRDESDRKDPVRIVIDLKRGAIPTLVLNQLYKYTQLQSTFTIINLSIVHGEPRVLPLIDTMRYFLDHRQDVVTRRTQYDLDKAQERAHILEGLLKALDHIDEVITLIRASNTGAEARDSLMARFGLTEVQAQAILDMRLQRLVGLEREKLQGEYDELQKTIAFLQSILGDEKLLWREIKKEIRAVRDNYGDERRSAITLLEEDITKEDLIAVEDMVITMTKAGYLKRTKLDAYRAQSRGGRGASGGKLREEDVNTRVFVGSTHDYLLFFTDQGRVFHEKIYDLPEAGRDAKGTHIRNLLPSLREEENVASVLSVKGFEEAGCFIFATKNGIVKKTLITEYGNITSAGLIAINLQPGDELIGVGIVQDGDHVVLATRNGKAMRFESGEVRETGRATQGVIGIRLRDGEDDAVVSMALVPGSDVDSELLAVSECGLGKRTPVGDYPAKGRGGMGVITLDVTDKTGKLVTLARVGGNEELMVLTEKGTVIRTRVEEVRVTGRNAQGVKVINIGDKDCVISAFPIRREDEL; the protein is encoded by the coding sequence ATGACTGGAATTCACCCCGTTGACATCACCAGTGAAGTCAAGACCAACTTCATCAACTACGCCATGAACGTGATCGTGGACCGCGCGCTGCCCGACGTGCGCGACGGTCTCAAGCCCGTGCAGCGCCGCATCATGTACGCGATGATGCTCGAGGGCCTGTACTCGAACGTCAAGCACGCCAAGTCCGCGTCCGTCGTGGGCGAGGTCATGAAGAAGTACCACCCGCACGGTGACAGCAGCATCTACGACGCGATGGTGCGCCTGGGCCAGTGGTGGAACATGCGCTACCCGATGGTGCACCCCCAGGGGAACTTCGGGTCCATCGACGGTGACCCGCCCGCCGCGATGCGCTACACCGAGGCGCGCATGACCAAGGTCGCCGAGGAAGTCCTGGCCGACCTGGAAAAGAAGACGGTGGACCTCAAGCCCAACTACGACGAGACCACCGAGGAACCCACGGTGCTGCCCAGCGCCGTGCCGAACCTGCTCATCAACGGGGCGTCGGGCATCGCGGTGGGGATGGCGACGAACATCCCGCCGCACAACCTCACCGAGATCTGCAACGGTCTGCTCGCGCTGATCGAGGACCCGACCATCGGCCTGGACGAGATGATGACGCACGTGCAGGGCCCGGACTTCCCCACGGGCGGGCGCATCAGCCGCGCGGGCATCCGGGAGGCGTACGCGACCGGGCACGGCGGCCTGAAGGTGCGCGGCAAGGCCCGCATCGACGAGAAGAACGGCCGCAACCAGATCATCATCAGCGAGATCCCGTATCAGGTGAACAAGACCAACCTGATCCAGACGATCAGCGCGATGTACAAGGCCGGGAAAATCCCGGACATCAGCGCGCTGCGTGACGAGTCCGACCGCAAGGACCCGGTGCGCATCGTGATCGACCTGAAGCGCGGCGCGATTCCCACGCTGGTGCTGAACCAGCTGTACAAGTACACGCAGCTGCAGAGCACGTTCACGATCATCAACCTGAGCATCGTGCACGGCGAGCCGCGCGTGCTGCCCCTGATCGACACCATGCGCTACTTCCTGGACCACCGCCAGGACGTCGTGACCCGCCGCACGCAGTACGACCTGGACAAGGCGCAGGAACGCGCCCATATCCTCGAAGGGCTGCTCAAGGCCCTGGACCACATCGACGAGGTCATCACGCTGATCCGCGCGAGCAACACGGGCGCCGAGGCGCGCGACTCGCTGATGGCCCGCTTCGGCCTGACCGAGGTGCAGGCCCAGGCGATCCTGGACATGCGCCTGCAGCGTCTGGTGGGCCTGGAACGCGAGAAACTGCAGGGCGAGTACGACGAACTGCAGAAGACCATCGCGTTCCTGCAGTCGATCCTGGGTGACGAGAAGCTGCTGTGGCGCGAGATCAAGAAGGAGATCCGCGCCGTGCGCGACAACTACGGTGACGAGCGCCGCAGCGCGATCACGCTGCTGGAGGAGGACATCACCAAGGAGGACCTGATCGCCGTGGAGGACATGGTCATCACCATGACCAAGGCCGGGTACCTCAAGCGCACGAAGCTGGACGCCTACCGCGCCCAGAGTCGCGGCGGGCGCGGCGCGAGCGGTGGCAAGCTGCGCGAGGAGGACGTGAACACCCGCGTGTTCGTCGGCTCCACGCACGACTACCTGCTGTTCTTCACCGATCAGGGCCGCGTGTTCCACGAGAAGATCTACGACCTGCCGGAGGCGGGCCGTGACGCGAAGGGCACGCACATCCGCAACCTGCTGCCCAGCCTGCGTGAAGAGGAGAACGTCGCCAGCGTGCTGAGCGTGAAGGGCTTCGAGGAGGCCGGGTGCTTCATCTTCGCCACGAAGAACGGCATCGTGAAGAAGACGCTGATCACCGAGTACGGCAACATCACCTCCGCCGGTCTGATCGCCATCAACCTCCAGCCCGGTGACGAGCTGATCGGGGTGGGCATCGTGCAGGACGGCGACCACGTGGTCCTGGCGACCCGCAACGGCAAGGCGATGCGCTTCGAGAGCGGCGAGGTGCGCGAGACGGGCCGCGCGACGCAGGGCGTGATCGGCATCCGCCTGCGTGATGGAGAGGACGACGCGGTCGTGAGCATGGCGCTGGTGCCCGGCAGCGACGTGGACAGCGAACTGCTCGCGGTCAGCGAGTGCGGCCTGGGCAAGCGCACCCCGGTGGGCGACTACCCGGCCAAGGGGCGCGGCGGGATGGGCGTGATCACGCTGGACGTGACCGACAAGACCGGCAAGCTCGTGACCCTGGCCCGCGTGGGCGGCAACGAGGAACTGATGGTCCTGAC